Proteins from a single region of Pseudomonas phenolilytica:
- a CDS encoding CHASE domain-containing protein yields the protein MDDRPALHSRKPWLPLFVTLALMAGLGGWIGWQWHAQETRNRIEQEQRFTFAVDDIEHTLRERMRAYEMVLRGVAGLVAGSDSVSLDDWMRAADQLQLQDFYPGIQAVALARYATSQTVEAQLQAIRKSGRERFRMYPPGVRDEYLIVDYIHPVDWRNRRVLGFDLFSETFRREAAAAARDSGNPVLTGPLRLKQETEQNVQTGVLLYLPLYRTNAPTTTEEERRSAFVGTLHGAFRLTDLMEGILGSRSSALQLQLRDAAAPDVPLLAGRRPANEEAGFQRTRNIYMYGRSWQLKVASTPEYEAVLRHSNRTFDLVSPLLAAALFSLLIGGYLYLRERALRASQRLSVQAQEREARFRQLIEQLPVATLLCNAAGRIELANQSAASLLGSNAGLLAGERVSRYLPFLLGGDSLAQRSGLHQQETQALREDANPVPVALSLTSFNHDEARYYVLNLLDLQARKRDEERFRNVVEASPNAFVLVDSEGRIVMVNRQTELLFGYEREQLLGQPVELLLPEAAREAHRGARQAYVAHPEPRRMGGNRELFGRHRDGSQVPVEIGLSPLRSGDEQLVQAVIIDISHRKAAERRLRDQADQLVVANRYKSEFLANMSHELRTPLNSILILSDQLRQNGAGNLTDKQVRHADIIYRAGHDLLQLINDVLDLAKIEAGHLQLKLEPLNLRDLLAETEAALAPMAQQKGLKLTLEVASNVPERLESDRLRLRQILHNLLTNALKFTEHGEVQVLVRCLAQGGASGGDTLQIEVRDTGIGIARDQHERIFQAFQQIDGSISRHYGGTGLGLAITQQLVTVLGGRIELQSEPGQGSRFTVELPLPERRLALPGTERPRGDEPSLLIVEGDGVFAALLDEVGQSHGFVSTRCATGNEGLAMLRERRFAAVILDILLPDISGWQVYRELRADERLQGLPVAIISSVPQPGDWHDDDARYLTKPVDRVTLEQLFIELRRQGHNPLRLLLVEGDPQRRREIRDCFETLGYSVTATGHSESARLAFAEQAFSALAIDFDLADGNGLELLEALERLRPLQGMLVLVSSQAPLDDEQLQRLRRYSAVLLAKSDSPERIGELVRQASATERSETMHQTPRPELGRQVLLVGDDVRLIYSLSADLDQLGLQVEPVTSAESALARFAEGAFDLVLLDMSRADAEGVMLPAALKGEHGCQVPIIALVEDAGEEQRQRCLALGADDVLAKPVERAALATLLQHWLGLQAEQGKAEEE from the coding sequence ATGGATGATCGTCCCGCTCTCCATTCCCGCAAGCCTTGGCTGCCATTGTTCGTCACGCTGGCGTTGATGGCGGGGCTTGGTGGATGGATCGGCTGGCAATGGCATGCTCAGGAAACGCGCAACCGCATCGAGCAGGAACAGCGCTTCACCTTTGCCGTCGATGACATCGAGCACACGCTGCGCGAGCGCATGCGTGCCTATGAAATGGTCCTGCGCGGCGTGGCCGGTCTGGTCGCGGGTAGCGACAGCGTTTCCCTGGACGATTGGATGCGCGCGGCCGATCAGCTGCAGCTGCAGGATTTCTACCCGGGCATCCAAGCGGTGGCGCTGGCGCGCTATGCCACCAGCCAGACGGTCGAAGCGCAACTGCAGGCGATCCGCAAATCCGGGCGCGAGCGCTTTCGCATGTATCCACCCGGCGTGCGCGACGAATACTTGATCGTCGACTACATCCATCCCGTCGACTGGCGCAACCGTCGGGTGTTGGGGTTCGATCTGTTCAGCGAGACGTTCCGGCGCGAGGCCGCTGCGGCGGCGCGAGATAGCGGCAATCCGGTCCTGACCGGGCCGTTGCGGCTCAAGCAGGAAACCGAGCAGAACGTGCAGACCGGCGTGCTGCTCTACCTGCCGCTGTACCGTACCAACGCGCCGACCACTACCGAGGAGGAGCGACGCAGCGCCTTTGTCGGTACCTTGCATGGCGCCTTCCGGTTGACCGACCTGATGGAAGGCATCCTCGGTTCGCGCAGCAGCGCGCTGCAACTGCAGCTACGGGACGCCGCTGCACCCGACGTGCCGTTGCTCGCCGGGCGTCGGCCGGCCAATGAGGAGGCCGGCTTCCAGCGCACGCGCAACATCTACATGTATGGCCGCAGCTGGCAGCTGAAGGTGGCGAGCACGCCCGAGTACGAAGCGGTGCTGCGCCACAGCAATCGCACGTTCGATCTGGTGTCGCCGCTGCTCGCGGCTGCGCTGTTCTCGCTGCTGATCGGCGGCTATCTCTATCTGCGCGAGCGCGCGTTGCGGGCCAGCCAGCGGTTGAGCGTGCAGGCGCAGGAACGCGAGGCGCGCTTTCGCCAGCTCATCGAGCAACTGCCGGTGGCCACCCTGCTGTGCAATGCCGCCGGACGTATCGAGCTGGCCAACCAGAGCGCCGCCAGCCTGCTCGGCTCTAACGCCGGGCTGCTGGCCGGCGAGCGGGTCAGCCGCTACCTGCCGTTCCTGCTGGGCGGCGATTCGCTGGCCCAACGCAGCGGGCTCCATCAGCAGGAAACCCAGGCGCTGCGCGAGGACGCCAACCCGGTGCCGGTTGCGCTCAGCCTGACCAGTTTCAACCATGACGAGGCGCGCTACTACGTGCTCAACCTGCTCGACCTGCAGGCGCGCAAGCGCGACGAAGAGCGATTCCGCAACGTGGTCGAGGCGTCGCCCAATGCCTTCGTGCTGGTCGACAGCGAAGGACGCATTGTCATGGTCAATCGCCAGACCGAGTTGCTGTTCGGCTATGAGCGCGAGCAGCTGCTCGGCCAGCCGGTCGAATTGCTGTTGCCTGAAGCGGCGCGCGAGGCTCACCGCGGGGCTCGCCAGGCATATGTTGCGCATCCCGAACCGCGGCGGATGGGCGGCAACCGCGAGTTGTTCGGCCGCCATCGCGACGGCAGCCAGGTGCCGGTGGAGATCGGCCTGTCGCCGCTGCGCAGCGGCGACGAGCAATTGGTGCAGGCGGTGATCATCGACATCAGCCATCGCAAGGCGGCCGAGCGCCGCCTGCGTGACCAGGCCGACCAGCTGGTGGTCGCCAATCGCTACAAGTCGGAATTCCTCGCCAACATGTCCCATGAGCTGCGCACGCCGCTCAACAGCATCCTGATCCTCAGCGACCAGCTGCGTCAGAACGGCGCCGGCAACCTCACCGACAAGCAGGTACGGCATGCCGACATCATCTACCGCGCCGGCCACGATCTGCTGCAGCTGATTAACGACGTGCTCGACCTGGCCAAGATCGAGGCCGGGCACCTGCAGCTCAAGCTCGAGCCGTTGAATCTGCGCGACCTGTTGGCCGAGACCGAGGCGGCGCTGGCGCCGATGGCGCAGCAGAAGGGCCTGAAGCTGACGCTGGAAGTGGCGTCCAACGTTCCCGAGCGGCTGGAAAGCGACCGCCTGCGCCTGCGGCAGATACTGCATAACCTGCTGACCAATGCGCTGAAGTTCACCGAGCACGGCGAGGTGCAGGTGCTGGTGCGTTGCCTTGCGCAGGGCGGCGCGAGTGGTGGCGATACGTTGCAGATCGAGGTGCGCGACACCGGCATCGGCATCGCCCGGGACCAACATGAGCGGATCTTCCAGGCCTTCCAGCAGATCGATGGCTCGATCAGCCGGCACTACGGGGGTACCGGCCTGGGGCTGGCGATCACCCAGCAGCTGGTGACCGTACTGGGTGGCCGGATCGAGCTGCAGAGCGAGCCGGGACAGGGTTCGCGCTTCACCGTCGAGCTGCCGCTGCCGGAGCGTCGCCTGGCGCTGCCGGGCACCGAGCGGCCACGCGGCGACGAGCCGAGCCTGCTGATTGTCGAGGGCGATGGCGTGTTTGCCGCGCTGCTCGATGAAGTCGGCCAGAGCCACGGCTTCGTCAGTACGCGCTGCGCCACCGGCAACGAAGGACTGGCGATGCTGCGCGAACGGCGTTTCGCAGCGGTGATTCTCGACATCCTGCTGCCGGATATCAGCGGCTGGCAGGTCTATCGCGAGCTGCGCGCCGACGAGCGTTTGCAGGGATTGCCGGTCGCGATCATTTCCAGCGTGCCGCAACCGGGCGACTGGCACGACGATGACGCGCGCTACCTGACCAAGCCGGTCGACCGGGTGACGCTCGAACAACTGTTCATCGAGCTGCGCCGCCAGGGCCACAACCCGCTGCGCCTGCTGCTGGTCGAAGGCGATCCGCAGCGGCGACGGGAGATTCGCGACTGTTTCGAGACGCTGGGCTACAGCGTGACGGCCACCGGGCACAGTGAGTCGGCGCGCCTGGCGTTCGCCGAGCAGGCGTTCAGTGCGCTGGCTATCGATTTCGATCTGGCCGATGGCAACGGCCTGGAGCTGCTCGAGGCGCTCGAGCGCCTGCGGCCGCTGCAGGGCATGCTGGTGCTGGTGAGCAGCCAGGCACCGCTGGACGATGAGCAGCTACAGCGTCTGCGGCGCTATTCGGCGGTGCTGCTGGCGAAATCCGACAGCCCCGAGCGCATCGGCGAGTTGGTGCGCCAGGCCTCGGCGACGGAGAGGTCCGAGACGATGCACCAGACTCCGCGCCCGGAACTGGGTCGTCAGGTGCTGCTGGTCGGCGACGACGTGCGGCTGATCTATTCGCTCAGTGCCGATCTCGATCAGCTGGGCCTGCAGGTTGAGCCGGTGACCAGTGCCGAGTCGGCGCTGGCACGGTTTGCCGAGGGTGCCTTCGATCTGGTGCTGCTGGACATGAGCCGAGCGGACGCAGAAGGTGTGATGTTGCCCGCCGCGCTCAAGGGCGAACACGGCTGCCAGGTGCCGATCATCGCCCTGGTCGAGGATGCCGGCGAGGAGCAGCGCCAGCGCTGTCTGGCGCTCGGCGCCGATGATGTGCTGGCCAAACCCGTGGAGCGCGCCGCGTTGGCGACGCTGTTGCAGCACTGGCTGGGCCTGCAGGCGGAGCAGGGCAAGGCTGAAGAGGAGTAG
- a CDS encoding two-component system response regulator, translated as MGRAQLRTQPRSRTLLVVDDREANLVAMEALLGDGDWQVHSVNSGEAALKALLELDVELVLLDVQMPGMDGFEVARLMRGSPHTRYTPIIFVSAIAHTRESVLRGYASGAVDFILKPFDPQVLKHKINTLLAHEHNRRDLQLLSQQLDSARAFNASVLSNAAEGILVVGEDGYVTFANPAIAEMLHARVEDLQGTALLAHLAVPEVGVPWRESEFYEHWRNGATYRLHEAQLYKSDGSTLPVALSSSPLPRQQRSMVVIALDMSVVRNLHVQLETQAVTDSLTGLLNRRGFHQALESALARVDRNGKRMAILYIDLDGFKRINDSLGHDAGDEILCKVARLLETCMRPYDIIARMGGDEFTALLDSLDHPEDAARVAEKLIELISVRHRVEGTEVTLGASIGIAHFPDSGQSVDELLRSADMAMYEAKRAGRRQYRFFSDEMNGRAHTRLMMEENLRSAIERNDFELAYQPQIMLESGRLRGFEALLRWPNGQSGQVEPGVFIPLLEETRLIERVGDWVLREALNQHRLWPQALDEGLILSVNVSPVQFARAGLLDSLQRLLDEYQLLPAQLELEVTEGTLMQDLEQSCDKLRRLRKLGVRVAIDDFGTGYSSLAYLRHFELDTLKIDRLFITNMLDSPRDAAVVNAIIDLGRNLGLEVIAEGVESLAQREWLLANGCDVMQGFLVSPAVAPAQATAFPARVSWESC; from the coding sequence ATGGGCCGAGCGCAGCTTAGAACGCAGCCGCGCAGCCGCACGCTGCTGGTGGTGGATGATCGCGAGGCCAATCTGGTCGCGATGGAGGCCCTGCTCGGCGACGGCGACTGGCAGGTGCACAGCGTCAATTCCGGCGAGGCGGCGCTCAAGGCGCTGCTCGAACTGGACGTCGAGCTGGTCCTGCTGGACGTGCAAATGCCCGGCATGGATGGCTTCGAGGTCGCCCGGCTGATGCGCGGCAGCCCGCATACGCGCTACACGCCGATCATTTTCGTTTCGGCCATCGCGCACACCCGCGAGTCGGTGCTGCGCGGCTACGCCAGCGGCGCGGTGGATTTCATTCTCAAACCGTTCGATCCACAGGTGCTCAAGCACAAGATCAACACGCTGCTGGCACACGAACACAACCGTCGCGACCTGCAGTTGCTTTCCCAGCAGCTCGACAGTGCCCGGGCCTTCAACGCCTCGGTGCTGAGCAACGCCGCCGAGGGCATCCTGGTGGTGGGTGAGGACGGCTATGTCACGTTCGCCAATCCGGCCATCGCCGAGATGCTGCACGCCCGCGTGGAGGACCTGCAGGGCACCGCGCTGCTGGCGCATCTGGCGGTGCCCGAGGTGGGCGTGCCGTGGCGCGAGTCGGAGTTCTACGAGCACTGGCGCAACGGCGCGACCTACCGTCTGCACGAGGCGCAGCTCTACAAGAGCGACGGCTCGACGCTGCCGGTGGCGCTGTCCAGCTCGCCGTTGCCACGCCAGCAACGCTCGATGGTGGTCATTGCGCTGGATATGTCGGTGGTTCGCAACCTGCACGTGCAGCTGGAGACCCAGGCGGTGACCGACTCGCTGACCGGGCTGCTCAATCGCCGCGGTTTCCACCAGGCGCTGGAGTCGGCGCTGGCGCGGGTCGACCGCAACGGCAAGCGCATGGCGATCCTGTACATCGACCTGGACGGCTTCAAGCGCATCAACGATTCACTCGGTCACGACGCCGGCGACGAGATCCTCTGCAAGGTGGCGCGGCTGTTGGAAACCTGCATGCGGCCCTACGACATCATCGCGCGCATGGGCGGCGACGAATTCACCGCGCTGCTGGACTCGCTCGATCATCCGGAAGATGCGGCGCGCGTGGCGGAGAAGCTCATCGAGCTGATCTCGGTGCGTCACCGTGTCGAAGGCACCGAGGTCACCCTGGGCGCGAGCATCGGCATCGCGCATTTTCCCGACAGCGGGCAGAGCGTCGACGAGCTGCTGCGCTCGGCGGACATGGCCATGTACGAGGCCAAGCGTGCCGGGCGCCGACAGTATCGCTTCTTCTCCGACGAGATGAACGGCCGCGCCCACACCCGCCTGATGATGGAGGAGAACCTGCGCAGCGCCATCGAACGCAACGATTTTGAGCTGGCCTACCAGCCGCAGATCATGCTCGAGAGCGGCCGGCTGCGTGGTTTCGAGGCATTGCTGCGCTGGCCCAACGGGCAGAGCGGGCAGGTCGAGCCGGGGGTGTTCATTCCGCTGCTGGAGGAGACGCGGCTGATCGAGCGAGTCGGCGACTGGGTGCTGCGCGAGGCCCTGAATCAGCATCGCCTGTGGCCGCAGGCGCTCGACGAAGGGCTGATTCTCAGCGTCAACGTCAGCCCGGTGCAGTTTGCCCGCGCCGGCCTGCTGGATAGCCTCCAGCGCCTGCTCGACGAGTACCAGCTGCTGCCGGCGCAGCTCGAGCTGGAGGTCACCGAAGGCACGTTGATGCAGGATCTGGAGCAGAGCTGCGACAAGCTGCGGCGCCTGCGCAAGCTGGGGGTGCGCGTGGCGATCGACGATTTCGGCACCGGCTATTCGTCACTGGCCTACCTGCGCCACTTCGAGCTGGACACGCTGAAGATCGATCGCTTGTTCATCACCAACATGCTTGACTCTCCACGCGATGCGGCGGTGGTCAATGCCATCATCGACCTGGGACGCAACCTGGGGCTGGAGGTGATTGCCGAAGGCGTCGAGAGCCTGGCGCAGCGCGAGTGGCTGCTCGCCAATGGCTGCGATGTGATGCAGGGTTTCCTGGTCTCGCCGGCGGTCGCCCCGGCACAGGCAACCGCCTTTCCGGCGCGGGTGAGCTGGGAGTCGTGCTGA
- a CDS encoding acyltransferase → MLSFLPAPLRGVLSALILALNTLFWCWPLFALALLKLVLPFAPIQRTLRYGMHWIAESWMSVNSFWMNLARTIDWNVQGRELVDMHHSYLVTSNHQSWADILVLQYQLSRRMPILKFFLKQELIWVPVIGLCWWALEFPFMKRFSKEYLAKHPEKRGEDLATTRRACERYRTNPVSVFNFLEGTRFTPAKHDQQDSPFRHLLKPRAGGIAFVVDAMGEQLSALIDITIHYPDGRPSFWDLLAGRIRQVVLRIERREIPGEFLGRNYDQDEAYRLAFQQWVNQLWTAKDAQLASLHAQFPPR, encoded by the coding sequence ATGCTTAGCTTTCTTCCCGCGCCGCTGCGCGGCGTACTTTCCGCGCTTATCCTCGCGCTCAATACCCTGTTCTGGTGCTGGCCACTGTTCGCCCTCGCCCTGCTCAAGCTGGTGCTGCCCTTCGCGCCGATCCAGCGCACGCTGCGCTACGGCATGCACTGGATCGCTGAATCCTGGATGTCGGTGAACAGCTTCTGGATGAACCTGGCGCGGACCATCGACTGGAATGTCCAAGGCCGCGAGCTGGTCGACATGCACCATTCGTATCTGGTCACCAGCAACCATCAGAGCTGGGCCGACATTCTGGTGCTGCAGTACCAGCTCAGCCGCCGCATGCCGATCCTCAAGTTCTTCCTCAAGCAGGAATTGATCTGGGTGCCGGTCATCGGTCTGTGCTGGTGGGCGCTGGAGTTCCCCTTCATGAAGCGCTTCAGCAAGGAATACCTGGCCAAGCACCCGGAAAAACGCGGCGAGGACCTCGCCACCACCCGCCGCGCCTGCGAGCGCTACCGCACCAATCCGGTGTCGGTGTTCAACTTCCTCGAAGGCACGCGTTTCACACCCGCCAAGCACGACCAGCAGGACTCGCCGTTCCGCCACCTGCTCAAGCCGCGCGCTGGCGGCATCGCCTTCGTGGTCGACGCGATGGGCGAACAGCTGAGCGCACTGATCGACATCACCATCCACTATCCCGACGGTCGCCCCAGCTTCTGGGACCTGCTCGCCGGACGCATCCGCCAGGTGGTGCTGCGCATCGAACGACGGGAGATTCCGGGCGAGTTTCTCGGCCGCAATTACGATCAGGACGAGGCGTATCGGCTGGCGTTCCAGCAGTGGGTCAACCAGTTGTGGACCGCCAAGGATGCCCAGCTGGCCAGCCTGCACGCGCAATTCCCGCCGCGCTGA
- the pta gene encoding phosphate acetyltransferase, whose protein sequence is MHTLFLAPTGFGGGLNSISLGLIRTLEGAGLKVGFFKPIAQPFPVDQGRERSCILVEKTLNLPSPEPLALEQVERQLADGELDLMLEEVVSRFQQAAAGKDVVIVEGMVPTTSSDYTSRINTQLAKSLDAEIILIAAQGKDSIKRMAERIEIQAQQFGGAKDPKVLGVILNKVKSEDGVPAFVERLKEHLPLLGSSDFQLLGAIPFAEELNALRTRDIVELLGAQVLNAGEADQRRVGKIVLCARAVPNTVQLLRSGVLVVTPGDRDDIILAASLASLNGEKLAGLLLTGDFTPDPRILELCKTALAGGLPVMMVSTNSYDTANNLFGLNKETPSDDIERASLVTDYIAKHLHPEFLHTRCSVPRAEPRLSPAAFRYQLVKRAQDANKRIVLPEGNEPRTIRAAAICQERGIARCVLLAKPAEVEQVAHEQGINLPASLEILDPDLIANRYVEPMCEMRKAKGLTPEDAREQLKDTVVLGTMMLALDEVDGLVSGAVHTTANTIRPALQLIKTAPGYSLVSSVFFMLLPDQVLVYGDCAVNPNPSATELAEIALQSAESAAALGVPQRVAMISYSTGSSGSGAEVEKVAEATRIAQQRAPQLPIDGPLQYDAASVLSVGKQKAPDSKVAGQATVFIFPDLNTGNTTYKAVQRNANCLSVGPMLQGLAKPVNDLSRGALVEDIVFTIALTALQAANRKA, encoded by the coding sequence ATGCACACTCTGTTTCTAGCCCCAACCGGTTTCGGCGGCGGTCTGAACTCCATCAGCCTCGGCCTGATTCGCACGCTCGAAGGCGCCGGCCTGAAGGTCGGTTTCTTCAAACCGATCGCACAACCCTTCCCGGTCGACCAGGGCCGTGAGCGCTCCTGCATCCTCGTCGAAAAGACCCTCAACCTGCCCTCGCCCGAACCGCTGGCGCTGGAACAGGTCGAGCGCCAGCTGGCCGACGGCGAGCTGGACCTGATGCTCGAGGAAGTGGTCAGCCGCTTCCAGCAGGCCGCTGCCGGCAAGGACGTGGTCATCGTCGAAGGCATGGTGCCGACCACCAGCTCCGACTACACCTCGCGCATCAACACCCAGCTGGCCAAGAGCCTGGACGCCGAGATCATCCTGATCGCCGCCCAGGGCAAGGACAGCATCAAGCGCATGGCCGAGCGCATCGAGATCCAGGCGCAGCAATTCGGCGGCGCCAAGGACCCGAAGGTGCTCGGCGTGATCCTCAACAAGGTCAAGAGCGAGGACGGCGTGCCGGCCTTCGTCGAGCGCCTCAAGGAACATCTGCCGCTGCTCGGCAGCTCCGACTTCCAGCTGCTCGGCGCTATTCCCTTCGCCGAAGAACTCAACGCGCTGCGTACCCGTGACATCGTCGAACTGCTCGGTGCGCAGGTGCTCAACGCCGGCGAAGCTGATCAGCGCCGCGTCGGCAAGATCGTGCTGTGCGCCCGCGCCGTGCCGAACACCGTGCAGCTGCTGCGCTCCGGCGTACTGGTGGTGACGCCCGGCGACCGCGACGACATCATCCTCGCCGCCAGCCTGGCCTCGCTCAACGGCGAGAAGCTCGCCGGCCTGCTGCTGACCGGCGACTTCACGCCGGACCCGCGCATTCTCGAACTGTGCAAGACCGCACTGGCCGGTGGCCTGCCGGTGATGATGGTGAGCACCAACTCCTATGACACGGCCAACAACCTGTTCGGCCTGAACAAGGAAACCCCGTCGGACGACATCGAGCGCGCCAGCCTGGTCACCGATTACATCGCCAAGCACCTGCACCCCGAATTCCTGCACACCCGCTGCAGCGTCCCGCGTGCCGAGCCGCGTCTGTCGCCGGCTGCGTTTCGCTATCAACTGGTCAAGCGTGCGCAAGACGCGAACAAGCGCATCGTCCTGCCGGAAGGCAACGAGCCGCGCACCATTCGCGCCGCGGCCATCTGTCAGGAGCGCGGCATCGCCCGCTGTGTGCTGCTGGCCAAGCCGGCCGAAGTCGAGCAGGTCGCCCACGAGCAGGGCATCAACCTGCCTGCCAGCCTGGAAATCCTCGATCCGGATCTGATCGCCAACCGCTACGTCGAGCCGATGTGCGAAATGCGCAAGGCCAAGGGCCTGACGCCCGAAGATGCGCGCGAGCAGCTCAAGGACACCGTCGTACTCGGCACCATGATGCTGGCGCTGGATGAGGTGGACGGCCTGGTTTCCGGCGCCGTGCACACCACAGCCAACACCATCCGCCCGGCCCTGCAGCTGATCAAGACCGCGCCGGGCTACAGCCTGGTGTCCTCGGTGTTCTTCATGCTGCTGCCGGATCAGGTGCTGGTCTATGGCGACTGCGCGGTGAACCCGAATCCGAGCGCCACCGAACTGGCCGAGATCGCCCTGCAAAGTGCCGAATCGGCCGCCGCCCTCGGCGTGCCGCAGCGCGTGGCGATGATCAGCTACTCCACCGGCAGCTCCGGCAGTGGTGCCGAGGTGGAGAAGGTCGCCGAAGCCACCCGCATCGCCCAACAGCGCGCACCGCAGCTGCCGATCGACGGCCCGCTGCAGTACGACGCCGCCTCGGTACTCAGCGTCGGCAAGCAGAAGGCGCCGGACAGCAAGGTCGCCGGCCAGGCCACCGTGTTCATCTTCCCCGACCTGAACACCGGCAACACCACCTACAAGGCTGTGCAGCGCAACGCCAACTGCCTCAGCGTCGGCCCGATGCTGCAGGGCCTGGCCAAGCCGGTGAACGACCTGTCGCGCGGCGCGCTGGTCGAGGACATCGTCTTCACCATCGCCCTCACCGCACTGCAGGCGGCCAACCGGAAAGCCTGA